In the genome of Methanococcoides burtonii DSM 6242, the window TGATATAAACAGGCTTAACAAACTCAATCGTTTTCCTCTTCCCAACAAGATGATGACTCAGCTCTCTTGCCTTGAGCAATAGTACAGATCCCCAAGAGCTATTCTTCTTCCTATACTCGACTTTACCATTCATCACAGAATTAAACTCTTCAGTAACCTTCCTTGCTCCAGTAGGTCTCAATCTCAATGAAAAACTCTCAGTCCTGATAAAGTCCTTACTATCCATAATTCCCTTTTCAATCAGGTTCATTACAGTAAGATCAACAATAAACCTGAACGGTTCTTGGAGATCATAGGCTAAACTATTCTTACTTGGATTCATCTCATGAAGGAATCCTACATGAGCATCAAGACCAACTGAATTAATGGCTCTCAAACATTCAGATTCAAGCAAAGCATACCCATAATTCAGCATGACATTAACTTTATCGCCTGAGTTAGATGCTCTGGCATTATTATCAGTCCTTGCCCTGAAATCATATTCTTCAGGAATAGCTTTAGCATACTCATTCCAGTACTTCCAAGCAACTCCACCTTCAACACCTAAGATCTCCCTTACAGATTTAGCATTCTCAAGTTTACCCTTATCAACGGAGATATCATAATTAATCTCAGGATACCTTAGTTTAAGATAATCAAGAACAGCCTCAGATTTGGAGAACTTGGCTTCAATAAACTTCTTAGCAAGCTTTACTCTTGTATCCTGATCTTCATAAGCATGGTATTGAGCAAACTTTGTCTTTACATTGGTACTTTCAGAAGGAAGCATTGTTGTTAGAAGCTTACCGTTCCAATCTAAAATAGTAATCTGTACATTATGTTTAATCAACCATCTGATAGCTTCGAGGCTTAGAGATCCACTTCTCCCATACACAACAATGCTATCAATATCCATCCTCTTAGGAGAGAACACATACTCTTCAGGATCTTCAGTTGTTGAGAATCTGCCATCTTTGATATGGAGTTTTGCACTATCAACACGCATATTGATTCCATGACCATTTAGCAATAACAATTTCATTAGAAATCACTCTCCTTCAGGTCTTGTTTGAGCAGTTTACACACATTCTTTGCTTTCCAATTAATTTTATCTCCGTTCCGAATCTTCCACTGGATCTTATCTAACATCTTTTTTGGAACACCAAGTCTATCAGCTTCTTTCTCTGAAATATTAAGAATCCTCTCTTTCTTTTCATCATTACTCAGAAACATTTGAGATTTTAATGTATCCATCTCCAGTTCATTATTATCTTTGTTTTTGAAGGGATCGTCTTTCAATCCAAGATCAATAAGGGCAGTTGCACGAATTTCAGCAATAAATTGAGCTGCTTCTATCTTATTTTCAAGCCTTAACTTTTCTTCAAACTCATACAATTCTTCTCTGTGTTCTTCAATTATGTTAGCTGCTGTTCCTAATTGATATTCTTCTTTGATTTCATGAAGGTTATCTAACGTTTCAGCATCTCGTATAGCTCTTTCAACAACAGCAGAATCATTATAGTATCCAAGTAAAAAGATGAGATGAGATCTTAGATTTGTATGTGTTCTTAATGGTTCAGGATACTTTTTCAGCAGTGATCTAAGAACATCAATTGTTTTAGTTTCATTAGATGGATCTATCTTCTTGTACTCAATATAGTTGTAAACAATCCTTAAAACGTGGTCAAGTAAATTAGTATCATCCGATTTTAAAATGGATACAAGCATATCCAATTGTTTAGGATTTAATGCATAATGTTTTTCATAGCTTTCTATTTCTTTTAATGCCATTTTTTGTTTAATTGGATTGTTTGATTGGAGCTTGTTAATAGCAACATCTAGATGAGAAGTTATTTTCCCAGTCCTTCTTAGCGTAACGTAAGTAGAACGCTTATCTTCTTCTTTTATTCCATATTTTTGGAGATCTTCATATCTAATTACAAGTAGAGTGCCTGCGCCCTGCATATCATAGAGTTTTCTTTGAATATTTTCATGGCTATAGCCTCTGTTTTCTTGAAAATTCGTTTGTAATTTCTTAATAAGATCTCGTTTTCTTATAAAAGGGGTGCTTTGTAAGATAGAAATCACATTATACTCAAACTCATTAGTATTCTTATAAGAATTATAGTTATTCTTATCTGTATTTATATTCAAATTCATACTTAAAGTTATACTTAAATGTGATATAAATCTGTTGTAAGCCAATAGTAATTTGATGAATATGAAATCAATCAAAGATACACAAAGAATTCTTGCAACTCTCTCTCCTTACCTCAAGGAGAAGCTAGTACAGATGTCAGACAAATTTGGATGCTATCAGGCAGAAGTTGTCAGGATAGCATTATTGAAGCTTTGGGAGGCTGAGAAATGACTCTCAAGCAATTCTCAAAAGATTACAGGAACTATGGAGATTGGCTTAAAGCTCAACCAAGAACTTCAGAATATGCCAAGAGAGTCATCAGGTTTCATGAAAGGTTTCCAACTCTCAGCTTGAATGACTTGAGAAATACAAGGCTCAAGGATCATAACCTGAGTACAACTTCATGGAAACTCTTGAATTCACAACAAAAGAGAGATAGAACACTATCCCTTGAAATTCTTAGAAATGTGAGAAAAGGAGTTCCATTTTCAAAAGCTATTGAGAAAACAGGAGCTAACAAGAAGAACGTAATTAACAATCTTGGAAAATACCTGTACAAATCAAAAGGGAAATGGAGAGTAACAGCTTCAGATAGAATTGAATCAGAGATGGCATTCAATGATAGAGATAAGGGGCTGATCTCGATTGTTACAACAAGATCTAAAGATAGGAGCTTAATTGCTGAATATTTCAATGCTGTTAATCAAGCTTTGAAATCTGGTGATTCTAAGTTTTTGAAGAAATTTGAAAATGCAAAAGTCATTGATGCTGAAGGCAATGAGCATTATTTTGTAACCGATTTGGATAGACTGTATGAGATTCAGGATGCACAAGAAGAGCCTGAATTCTTTGAATTATACGTTTAATGGGAGAGTGGATACTATGGATAAAGAATCTTACAGGAAGAATATTAGCAAGCATAAGAAAGGGAAGAAACCACCTATTGCATGTTCAGTATGTGGGGAAGATAATTCAGAAGTAATTGAAATGCATCATGTTGATGGAAGAAATACTTCAGATTGGGTAAAACCACTATGCAAGAATTGTCATGCTAAGATAACAGCAGAACAGAATAAGATCAGTCCAAAAAAGAGATCTAAAACAACATCCTCAGAAAATCTAACAGCTTTCAACATCATTTCTATTGGTGCTTTGCTAAAACTACTTGGAGACCGTTTAATCAATATTGGAATGGAGATGACTGTAAATGTCTAAGATCGCTGTTAGAGGCTATACTCAGAAGATCAAAGAATCTTCAGGTAATCCTTTTTACATTCCTAAAGATGTACCACTAAGACATGATAGAGTACTGGTCTTTGACACCGAAACAACAATAGATCAATATCAGAATTTCAAAATAGGGTATTTTAAGATATACCAAGATGTGTATATTCAGCATGAAGGTATGTTTCACGATACTTCAATGCTTACTGATAATGAAAATAAGGTATGTGTGGTATATACTTCAAAGTATGATATACCACTTTATACCCTAAATGAATTTATTGATGAGGTATTTTATCCTGAAGTGTTTGGTTTGAAAACTCTTTGTGTTGGTTTTAATCTTCCTTTTGACATAAGCAGGATCTCAAAAAGAGTTGGAGATTCAAGAGGAAGAAACAAAGGAGGATTTACATTTACTCTTTCAGACAACAGATTCAATCCTCCCATTATTGTTAAGAAATTAGGTGATGCTCATACATTCAAACTTACTTCAACCAAGATAAACAAAGGAAAAGATCATTTTTCAGGTTATTTCCTTGATGCTCAAAAGTTAGCTGAAGTGTTGCTCCAATCAAAAAGGATCTCTTTAGATAAAGCAGGTCAAAAGCTCGATACCAATGTTAAAAAAATGAAAGGAATTGAACATGGAAAAGTGACTGAGAGATATATTGATTATCTTATTGATGATGTTGAAACAACTTATCAAGTCTATGAGAAACTTATTGATGAACTTGAACTTTATCAGATAAGCATCCCACCAACCAAGATATTTAGTTCAGCTTCAATTGGAAAGTATGC includes:
- the cas1 gene encoding CRISPR-associated endonuclease Cas1 — encoded protein: MKLLLLNGHGINMRVDSAKLHIKDGRFSTTEDPEEYVFSPKRMDIDSIVVYGRSGSLSLEAIRWLIKHNVQITILDWNGKLLTTMLPSESTNVKTKFAQYHAYEDQDTRVKLAKKFIEAKFSKSEAVLDYLKLRYPEINYDISVDKGKLENAKSVREILGVEGGVAWKYWNEYAKAIPEEYDFRARTDNNARASNSGDKVNVMLNYGYALLESECLRAINSVGLDAHVGFLHEMNPSKNSLAYDLQEPFRFIVDLTVMNLIEKGIMDSKDFIRTESFSLRLRPTGARKVTEEFNSVMNGKVEYRKKNSSWGSVLLLKARELSHHLVGKRKTIEFVKPVYINERDDTDLLRKTIIDMPYTEWKKMGFSKGTLNYMKQNANSEKPFTLNVHVRERLENWGSIVE
- a CDS encoding HNH endonuclease signature motif containing protein; protein product: MDKESYRKNISKHKKGKKPPIACSVCGEDNSEVIEMHHVDGRNTSDWVKPLCKNCHAKITAEQNKISPKKRSKTTSSENLTAFNIISIGALLKLLGDRLINIGMEMTVNV